One bacterium DNA segment encodes these proteins:
- a CDS encoding NAD(+)/NADH kinase, with translation MRSEMPAGSPARPPMKVCILHGPRAEQSVIDRAFTALRERQVEAWEAHRDGPVSALAGQLKDTTLVLTLGGDGTFLAGARLAAPRRLAILGVNLGRLGFLTELESDQLEDGLSRFLEGAYRIEERTILQVGLSRQGRSVVKSIGLNEVVVDRAGEARMLRVEIEVGGQEVGVIDADGVMVATATGSTAYALASGGPILEPTLRDLVLVPMNPFALTVRPIVFPPRQDITLSVVRGPAEMRIDGRSGWAVEAGDMLRCGSHPRRLKVVRFSPPEGFYRRLGERLGWGRPLVPMK, from the coding sequence ATGAGATCCGAGATGCCGGCCGGATCCCCGGCTCGACCGCCCATGAAGGTCTGCATCCTCCACGGCCCGCGCGCTGAGCAGTCGGTGATCGACCGTGCCTTCACGGCGCTCAGGGAGCGTCAGGTCGAGGCGTGGGAGGCGCATCGCGACGGGCCGGTGAGCGCCCTCGCCGGCCAGCTGAAGGACACGACGCTCGTGCTGACGCTGGGTGGAGACGGGACGTTCCTCGCCGGCGCCCGGCTGGCGGCGCCGCGGCGCCTGGCCATCCTGGGCGTCAACCTGGGACGCCTCGGCTTCCTCACGGAGCTCGAATCCGACCAGCTCGAGGACGGACTGTCCCGATTCCTCGAGGGCGCGTATCGCATCGAGGAACGCACCATCCTGCAGGTGGGGTTGAGCCGCCAGGGCCGCAGCGTGGTGAAGAGCATCGGCCTCAACGAGGTCGTCGTCGACCGCGCGGGCGAGGCCCGCATGCTGCGGGTCGAGATCGAGGTCGGCGGGCAGGAGGTCGGCGTCATCGACGCGGACGGCGTGATGGTCGCCACCGCCACCGGGTCGACGGCCTACGCGCTCGCCAGCGGGGGGCCCATCCTCGAGCCGACGCTGCGCGACCTCGTGCTCGTGCCCATGAACCCATTCGCGCTCACCGTGCGCCCGATCGTCTTTCCGCCGAGACAGGACATCACACTGTCCGTCGTGCGCGGCCCCGCCGAGATGCGAATCGACGGGCGGAGCGGATGGGCGGTGGAGGCGGGCGACATGCTTCGCTGCGGCTCGCATCCCCGGCGCCTCAAGGTCGTTCGCTTCAGCCCGCCGGAGGGTTTCTACCGCCGGCTGGGCGAGAGGCTTGGCTGGGGGCGCCCGCTCGTCCCCATGAAGTAG